The window TCACGCAAGACCAGTCCGGCCCTGACAAATTGCCCGGGCCAGAGTTTCTTGTCGGCGTTGGAATATTGAGCCCGCAGCTTGATGGTGCCCGTTGCCGTATCCACGGTGTTGTCCATGGCGGTGAGCGCGGCGGCAATGGAGTTGCCTGAACTGGAGGCGCTCTGGCTGTCGTCCGCTTTGCCGGTGGCAGGCGTGATGTACACGGTTACCTCTCCTGCCTGCCGCATGGTCATGACTTCCGGCAGATATTTTTCCGGCAGGGAGAAGGAAATGGAAATGGGTTCCAGCTGGTTGATGACGCAGAGGGTGCGGTCGTCGTTGGCCTTGATGACGTTGCCCTCGTTGACCTGCACAATTCCCACGTTGCCCGGAATGGGGGCGCGGATGACCGTGTAGCTGAGGTCCAGCTGCGCACGTTCCAGCGTGGCCAGATTGAGCTGTATATCGCTTTCCAGCGATTTTGCGTCGGCGTAGGTCTTGTCGTACTGCTCCTGCGCCACGGCGTTTATCTTGTTGAGCTGGGCATACCGCTTGAGATCCTTGTTGGCTTTTTCCAGCAGAATGCGGTTACGCCCGAGTTTGGCCTGTGCCTCGCGGATGGCAAGCTCGAAGGGGCGCGGGTCCAATCTGAAAAGCAGGTCGCCAGCATTCACGCTCTGGCCGTCGCGAACCCGCTGTTCCACAATGGTACCGCCAACCTGCGTCTTGATGGCAACGGTTGCCTGCGGTTGGACGTTGCCTACGGCGGAAACCACGAACTGGGCTGGTTCCTGCACCGCTGTTGCAACGATAACGGGGACGTCGCGTTTCTTTTTTCCGCTCTCCGGCGCATTGCCGGAGCAACCGGCCAGCATGCCGAGGCAGAAGAGCAGAATCAGGCAGGGGAGATATACGAGGCGTGCATACGCCGGATGATGGACCATGCGATTGTCTCCGTGTACGTGCATAATCGGAAGCGGCGGGCAGTACGTTTGCGAACTGCGCGTTTTGAACTCGTATGGATGTTTGTCAGAACCGAGGGATGAGTCAATAAGAATCTTGGCCTGTTATGCCTTGCGGGAGAATGGGGTTGGACTGTGTTTGGGCAAGAGGTCAGACCAATCAGGCGGTTACGATGCGTGCCGGCAATGTGATTTACATGCAGAGGGAAAATCAGCATAATGCCAGACTGTCTGGACCATGGGACGGTCCATGGCTTTTGCAATGAACTGAGTGTGTCGGGCGGGTTGAATCCGTGCCCTGAGGAGTTGCCGTGATTGTCGATACCTTGGAAAACTGGCGGACGTATCCGCTTGGACCTACGTGGGAAAAGGCCTTTCTGTTTCTGGAATCGCTGACGCCCGAAATGGCCGTGGGGAAGTATGCCATAGACGGTACGGACATCTTTGCCGTGGTTGCGGAATACGAGACGGTTCCGGAGAACAGCAAACCCTACGAGTCGCACCGTGAGTACATGGACGTGCAATTCCTGCTGCGTGGGCATGAGTGGTTTGATTATGCTCCCGT is drawn from Desulfovibrio mangrovi and contains these coding sequences:
- a CDS encoding efflux RND transporter periplasmic adaptor subunit; the encoded protein is MVHHPAYARLVYLPCLILLFCLGMLAGCSGNAPESGKKKRDVPVIVATAVQEPAQFVVSAVGNVQPQATVAIKTQVGGTIVEQRVRDGQSVNAGDLLFRLDPRPFELAIREAQAKLGRNRILLEKANKDLKRYAQLNKINAVAQEQYDKTYADAKSLESDIQLNLATLERAQLDLSYTVIRAPIPGNVGIVQVNEGNVIKANDDRTLCVINQLEPISISFSLPEKYLPEVMTMRQAGEVTVYITPATGKADDSQSASSSGNSIAAALTAMDNTVDTATGTIKLRAQYSNADKKLWPGQFVRAGLVLREEPAAVLIPTAAVMDGINGSYVYVITPDNKAEDRLITVDFLVGDRTVVSAGLKAGERVALDGQVRLAPGMSVEVRNEPKAVPSPAGAEPAKAQ
- a CDS encoding YhcH/YjgK/YiaL family protein: MIVDTLENWRTYPLGPTWEKAFLFLESLTPEMAVGKYAIDGTDIFAVVAEYETVPENSKPYESHREYMDVQFLLRGHEWFDYAPVKALAVTQDYDPAKGDVMRYARDGAPTTRITLGDGVFAALYPEDGHAPGVAMDGKPAPVKKVVVKVRVSLLAGR